Proteins co-encoded in one Malus sylvestris chromosome 7, drMalSylv7.2, whole genome shotgun sequence genomic window:
- the LOC126630191 gene encoding 40S ribosomal protein S24-1-like, with translation MADRKAMMIRTMKFMTNYVLSKKQFLIDHVLHPGRLNVSKVELDEKLANLYEVRDPNAIFVFKLGTHFEGGKSTGFGLIYYAVENAKKYEPKYRLIRKPQFL, from the exons ATGGCGGATAGAAAGGCAATGATGATCCGGACGATGAAGTTCATGACCAACTATGTCCTCTCCAAAAAGCAATTCCTTATTGATCATGTTCTGCATCCAGGAAGACTGAATGTTTCCAAGGTGGAGTTGGATGAGAAACTGGCAAA TCTT TATGAAGTAAGGGATCCAAATGCcatctttgttttcaagttgGGCACCCATTTTGAAGGGGGGAAATCCACTGGTTTTGGTTTGATTTATTATGCCGTTGAGAATGCAAAGAAGTACGAGCCCAAGTACAGGTTGATCAGGAAACCCCAGTTCCTGtag